One stretch of Gemmatimonadota bacterium DNA includes these proteins:
- a CDS encoding thioredoxin family protein: MPHVEVSKTEIMDMERHTGRRLGAKLTLCIVAAFCLAIAVSVTVGVPLAAAGAGNEKEAAEPNWQRLDQALALAKGSGKLIIVNFYTDWCPNCRRMNEKTYRDDGILKQLNESFIPVKLNAESSRPLFIEGQTVTEYQVALMFRVNSY; encoded by the coding sequence ATGCCGCACGTCGAAGTAAGCAAAACTGAAATCATGGATATGGAACGTCACACCGGACGAAGGCTGGGCGCCAAGCTCACGCTCTGCATTGTGGCAGCCTTCTGTCTGGCAATCGCAGTTAGTGTGACAGTTGGCGTACCTCTAGCGGCGGCGGGGGCAGGCAACGAAAAAGAGGCGGCGGAGCCCAACTGGCAGCGGCTCGACCAGGCCCTGGCGCTGGCCAAAGGCTCCGGCAAGCTCATCATCGTCAACTTCTACACCGACTGGTGTCCCAACTGCAGAAGGATGAACGAGAAGACCTACCGCGACGATGGTATCCTGAAGCAGTTGAACGAATCCTTCATCCCCGTGAAACTGAACGCGGAATCCTCCCGTCCGCTGTTCATCGAAGGGCAGACCGTGACGGAATACCAGGTGGCCTTGATGTTCCGGGTGAACAGCTAT
- a CDS encoding aminotransferase class III-fold pyridoxal phosphate-dependent enzyme, which yields MLESTYREAFDQSAVLYERALERFPNGVTHDGRFMRPFPVYIDRAQGSRKWSVEGREIIDYWMGHGSLILGHSHPVIVEAIAEQAARGTHYGACHELEIEWADMIRQLMPSAETVRFVSSGTEATLMAIRLARTFTGRRKVIKFRGHYHGWHDQVLDGVGPGNNRPMPGVLREVFDTLISLPEVNLDRVADVLKRDNDVACLILEPTGAMFGGVELSDDIVPGLRELTERYGVIFVMDEVVTGFRCAPGGAQEYYGVRPDLSTLAKIVAAGLNGGALVGRADIMELLELRDDAEWQTDKKMLHYGTFNANPLSAAAGIAMLRRITDGRDIAVANERAAELRKRMSEVLAANRLDGWRVYGSFSGFKILSAGTATADRRSDADLLHAIRQALLLNGVDCMGVDGLTSSVHTSEDVDRTVEAFDGAISLLRRDRIIP from the coding sequence ATGCTCGAATCAACCTACCGGGAGGCATTTGACCAGTCGGCCGTCCTGTACGAGCGAGCGCTCGAGCGGTTCCCCAACGGGGTGACCCACGATGGCCGGTTCATGCGTCCCTTCCCGGTATATATCGATCGGGCCCAGGGGTCGAGGAAGTGGTCGGTGGAGGGCCGGGAGATCATCGATTACTGGATGGGGCACGGGTCTCTGATCCTGGGCCACAGCCATCCGGTGATCGTAGAGGCGATCGCGGAGCAGGCGGCGCGGGGCACCCACTACGGGGCGTGCCACGAACTCGAGATCGAATGGGCGGACATGATCCGGCAACTGATGCCCTCCGCGGAGACGGTCCGTTTCGTGTCCTCCGGTACGGAAGCCACACTCATGGCCATTCGTCTGGCGCGGACCTTCACGGGAAGGCGGAAGGTCATCAAGTTTCGGGGGCATTATCACGGCTGGCACGACCAGGTGCTGGACGGGGTGGGGCCCGGGAACAACCGGCCCATGCCGGGCGTGCTGCGGGAGGTGTTCGATACGCTGATCAGCCTGCCGGAGGTCAACCTGGACCGCGTGGCGGACGTACTGAAGCGCGACAACGACGTCGCCTGCCTCATCCTGGAACCGACGGGGGCCATGTTCGGCGGCGTGGAGCTGTCCGACGACATCGTACCAGGCCTGCGGGAGCTTACCGAGCGGTACGGCGTGATCTTCGTCATGGACGAGGTTGTGACGGGATTTCGTTGCGCGCCGGGCGGGGCGCAGGAATACTACGGGGTCAGGCCGGACCTGAGCACGCTGGCCAAGATCGTGGCCGCGGGGCTGAACGGCGGCGCCCTGGTGGGCCGCGCGGACATCATGGAACTGCTGGAACTTCGGGACGATGCGGAATGGCAGACGGACAAGAAGATGCTGCACTACGGGACCTTTAACGCCAACCCTCTTTCCGCGGCCGCGGGTATCGCCATGCTCAGGCGCATCACCGATGGCCGGGACATCGCCGTGGCCAACGAACGGGCGGCAGAATTACGCAAGCGAATGTCGGAGGTGCTGGCAGCCAACCGACTGGACGGCTGGCGGGTCTACGGTTCATTTTCCGGTTTCAAGATCCTGTCTGCGGGAACGGCCACCGCGGACCGCCGAAGCGACGCAGACCTGCTCCACGCCATACGGCAGGCTTTGCTCCTGAACGGCGTGGATTGCATGGGGGTCGACGGGCTTACTTCATCGGTCCATACCTCAGAGGACGTGGATCGCACCGTCGAGGCCTTCGACGGCGCGATTTCGCTGTTGCGCAGGGACAGGATAATCCCTTGA
- the tpx gene encoding thiol peroxidase gives MATERAGAATFQGNGLTLVGDEVKVGDAAPDFSVLGDDLSAVTLADYAGKVKVICLVPSLDTPVCDTEIRRFNQEAAGLGDNVAVLAVSTDLPFAQKRWCGDAGADDVTALSDHRDTSLGVAYGAVIKELRLLSRAVFVIDASNTVRYAEYVTEITEEPDYNAALAAARAAV, from the coding sequence ATGGCGACCGAAAGAGCTGGTGCGGCGACCTTTCAAGGCAACGGGCTGACCCTGGTCGGTGACGAAGTAAAGGTGGGCGATGCAGCACCGGACTTTTCCGTGCTGGGCGATGACCTTTCCGCCGTTACCCTGGCGGACTACGCAGGAAAGGTGAAGGTTATCTGCCTTGTACCGTCCCTGGACACGCCGGTCTGCGACACCGAAATACGGCGTTTCAACCAGGAGGCCGCGGGCCTGGGCGACAACGTCGCGGTGCTGGCGGTCAGCACGGACCTGCCCTTCGCCCAGAAGCGCTGGTGCGGCGACGCGGGCGCCGACGACGTGACGGCGCTGTCCGATCACCGGGACACCTCGCTGGGCGTAGCCTACGGCGCCGTGATCAAGGAACTGCGCCTGTTGTCGCGTGCCGTTTTCGTCATTGATGCTTCCAACACCGTGCGTTACGCGGAGTACGTGACGGAAATCACCGAGGAACCGGATTACAACGCCGCGCTCGCGGCAGCCCGGGCCGCCGTCTGA
- a CDS encoding metal-dependent hydrolase codes for MAELTYHAHASFSLSDGSHDLLFDPFITGNPLATISADGLNPNYILLTHGHGDHIADAVPIARRCGATIIASYELANYCEAQGAVTHDLGIGGSNTFPFGRVKLTQATHSSSITTDDGTIVYLGNPAGIIVDFDGKTIYNTGDTGLFGDMALIGRMEKPDVVIMPIGDNYTMGIDDAVEAVRMIGAGTVIPVHYNTFPVIEQDPAEFAEKVGDLARCIVLEPGESVEL; via the coding sequence ATGGCCGAACTCACCTATCACGCGCACGCCAGTTTTTCGCTGTCCGACGGCAGCCATGACCTGCTGTTCGACCCCTTCATCACCGGCAATCCGCTGGCGACGATTTCAGCGGACGGCCTGAATCCCAACTACATCCTGCTGACCCACGGACACGGCGACCATATCGCCGACGCGGTGCCCATCGCCCGTCGATGCGGGGCGACGATCATCGCCTCCTACGAACTGGCCAACTACTGCGAGGCCCAGGGCGCCGTCACGCACGACCTGGGGATCGGCGGTTCGAACACCTTTCCCTTTGGACGGGTGAAGCTGACGCAGGCAACCCACAGTTCCTCGATCACCACGGACGACGGGACCATCGTGTATCTGGGCAATCCCGCGGGTATCATCGTCGACTTCGACGGAAAGACGATCTACAACACAGGCGACACGGGACTCTTCGGCGACATGGCCCTGATCGGGCGGATGGAGAAGCCCGACGTGGTGATCATGCCCATCGGGGACAACTACACCATGGGTATCGACGACGCCGTGGAAGCGGTCCGGATGATCGGCGCCGGAACCGTAATCCCGGTCCACTACAATACCTTCCCTGTGATCGAGCAGGATCCGGCCGAATTTGCCGAAAAGGTGGGCGATCTGGCCCGCTGCATCGTGCTGGAACCGGGCGAGTCGGTCGAGTTGTAG
- a CDS encoding class I SAM-dependent methyltransferase: protein MPTSDWPELAGEAQQRWNQNAAFWDDYMGAHSNDFHNLLVRPAMERLLAVQSGDRVLDIGCGNGNFSRYLAGLGARVTAIDGSDVMIERARQRTVERAEGCPENENAGSVDYQVIDVTDSERLEALGGDVFDAAVSNMAVMDMAVIGPMFEAVRGLLKPGGVFVCSLTHPCFQAPCAVRYAEQEDRDGEMIRKFGIKIERYLTPQPFKGLGIVGQPVPQYYFHRPLAVLLSACFEAGFVLDGLEERAFDESLEADRELSWANFRETPPMMAMRLRRLQ, encoded by the coding sequence ATGCCCACATCAGACTGGCCGGAACTGGCCGGCGAGGCGCAACAGAGGTGGAACCAGAACGCCGCGTTCTGGGACGACTACATGGGCGCGCACAGCAACGACTTCCACAATCTGCTGGTACGGCCGGCAATGGAGCGTCTGCTTGCCGTGCAGTCCGGTGACCGCGTGCTCGACATCGGGTGCGGGAACGGGAACTTCTCGCGGTATCTCGCCGGACTGGGCGCCCGGGTCACGGCGATTGACGGTAGCGACGTAATGATCGAACGCGCCCGACAGCGTACGGTGGAACGGGCGGAGGGATGTCCGGAAAACGAAAACGCGGGCAGCGTAGATTACCAGGTGATCGACGTGACGGATTCGGAGCGGCTGGAAGCGCTGGGCGGGGATGTCTTCGACGCGGCGGTGTCGAACATGGCCGTCATGGACATGGCCGTGATCGGACCGATGTTCGAGGCCGTCCGCGGTCTCCTCAAGCCCGGCGGCGTCTTCGTGTGCAGCCTTACGCACCCGTGCTTCCAGGCGCCCTGCGCGGTACGCTACGCGGAACAGGAAGACCGCGACGGGGAGATGATAAGGAAGTTCGGGATCAAGATCGAGCGTTACCTGACGCCGCAACCCTTCAAGGGCCTGGGTATCGTCGGACAGCCCGTACCGCAATACTACTTCCACCGCCCCTTGGCCGTGCTGCTGTCCGCGTGCTTTGAGGCGGGGTTCGTCCTGGATGGATTAGAGGAGAGGGCCTTCGATGAAAGCCTGGAGGCCGATCGCGAGCTGTCGTGGGCGAACTTCAGGGAAACTCCGCCCATGATGGCCATGCGGCTCAGGCGGCTTCAGTAA
- a CDS encoding phytanoyl-CoA dioxygenase family protein, translated as MEFTPLTPEQREHFRKHGYLIVKNALDDDLRNRVVAVGDRFMETAGPVHNYYANRYIDLYEDDALVELTTNSRTVPLVVQLLSYNIHLMRGHLIYKYPQSASDEPIYPDGDGRSFRNWHRDLNNFTPDHPIRGTVAVRVGYCLTDFPSPDAGVTMLVPGSHRLNEALRFKKGSLDPPGFIEPALEAGDAYIFSTSTYHTPAVNFTRDTTKVLLVSYAYRWWAQQHPTPPEDVLERMDPITAQLFCQPWEGDDVPLRAWAAEHGLPVEDPPMRVFE; from the coding sequence ATGGAGTTCACACCTCTTACCCCGGAACAGCGCGAGCACTTCCGCAAACACGGATACCTGATCGTCAAGAACGCCCTCGACGATGATCTCCGCAACCGGGTGGTGGCCGTCGGCGATCGGTTCATGGAAACCGCCGGCCCCGTACACAACTACTATGCCAACCGGTACATAGATCTCTACGAGGACGACGCCCTGGTCGAGCTCACCACCAACAGCCGCACGGTACCCCTGGTAGTGCAACTGCTCTCCTACAACATCCACCTCATGCGAGGGCACCTCATCTACAAGTATCCCCAATCGGCCTCCGACGAGCCGATCTATCCCGACGGTGACGGCCGTTCCTTCCGGAACTGGCACCGGGACCTGAACAACTTCACGCCCGACCACCCTATCCGGGGGACCGTAGCGGTCCGCGTCGGCTACTGCCTGACGGACTTCCCATCGCCCGATGCAGGGGTGACCATGCTCGTGCCCGGGAGCCACAGACTGAACGAGGCGCTGCGGTTCAAGAAGGGTTCCCTCGATCCGCCGGGATTCATCGAGCCCGCGCTCGAGGCGGGCGACGCCTACATCTTCAGCACGAGCACTTATCACACGCCCGCCGTCAATTTCACCCGCGACACCACCAAGGTACTCCTCGTAAGCTACGCCTACCGCTGGTGGGCCCAGCAGCATCCGACGCCTCCCGAAGACGTGCTCGAACGCATGGATCCCATCACGGCGCAACTGTTCTGCCAACCCTGGGAAGGCGACGACGTGCCCCTGCGCGCGTGGGCCGCGGAACACGGCCTGCCGGTTGAAGATCCGCCCATGCGAGTGTTCGAGTAG
- a CDS encoding ammonium transporter — protein MSLSGILRIAVCLALGIPGLALAQEEAAAPAAVLNTGDTAWMLVSCALVLLMLPGLAMFYGGLTRTRNVLGTMMHSFAAMGIMGVQWVIFGFALAFGAGTIIPGVLGWSSEYFLLNGVGPGTLWDGTNIPTYLFAMFQGMFAIITPALIAGAIAERVKFGAYCLLILLWGFVVYEPLCYMVWNAEGLLFKDGAIDFAGGTVVHISSGVAGLVAAMVLGPRLGYPSRAMKPNNLTMTLIGAGLLWIGWFGFNAGSAVSAGETAVQALTVTQISAAAGAVGWIVTELIHHGKASSLGIVSGILAGLVAITPAAGSVTPAWALVFGFGAAVVCFLMVQLKGKLGYDDTLDVFAIHGIGGMFGALLVGLVATDVGGWSQFLIQIKGVVIAIALSAVGTGVLVWLIDRTIGLRASDEDQLVGLDHSQHGEDGYGLTHL, from the coding sequence ATGTCCCTTAGCGGCATATTACGTATCGCTGTGTGCCTGGCGCTTGGTATTCCCGGCCTGGCCCTCGCGCAGGAAGAGGCGGCGGCCCCGGCGGCCGTTTTGAACACCGGGGATACCGCCTGGATGCTGGTCAGCTGCGCCCTGGTGCTGCTCATGCTGCCCGGCCTGGCCATGTTCTACGGCGGGCTCACGCGCACCCGGAACGTGCTGGGCACCATGATGCACAGTTTCGCGGCCATGGGCATCATGGGCGTGCAGTGGGTGATCTTCGGATTCGCCCTGGCCTTTGGCGCGGGCACGATCATACCGGGCGTGCTCGGCTGGAGCTCCGAATACTTTCTTTTGAACGGCGTCGGTCCCGGGACCCTCTGGGACGGGACAAACATTCCCACCTATCTGTTCGCCATGTTCCAGGGCATGTTCGCCATCATCACCCCTGCCCTGATCGCCGGGGCCATCGCCGAACGCGTGAAGTTCGGCGCCTACTGCCTGCTGATCCTGCTCTGGGGCTTCGTGGTGTACGAACCCCTGTGCTACATGGTATGGAACGCGGAAGGCTTGCTCTTCAAGGATGGCGCCATTGACTTTGCCGGCGGTACGGTAGTTCACATATCGTCGGGCGTGGCCGGTCTGGTGGCCGCGATGGTGCTCGGTCCCCGGCTCGGTTATCCTTCCCGGGCCATGAAGCCCAACAACCTGACCATGACGCTCATCGGCGCCGGCCTGCTCTGGATCGGCTGGTTCGGCTTCAACGCCGGTTCCGCCGTGTCCGCGGGTGAAACAGCTGTCCAAGCCCTGACGGTGACCCAGATCTCCGCCGCGGCGGGCGCCGTGGGCTGGATCGTGACGGAGCTTATACATCACGGCAAGGCCTCGAGCCTGGGCATAGTCTCCGGCATCCTGGCTGGCCTGGTTGCCATCACGCCCGCCGCGGGCAGTGTGACGCCGGCCTGGGCCCTGGTATTCGGTTTCGGCGCCGCCGTGGTGTGCTTCCTGATGGTGCAGCTCAAGGGCAAGCTGGGCTACGACGATACCCTCGACGTCTTCGCCATTCACGGCATCGGCGGGATGTTCGGCGCGCTGCTGGTCGGCCTGGTCGCCACCGACGTCGGCGGGTGGTCCCAGTTCCTGATCCAGATCAAGGGCGTGGTCATCGCCATCGCGCTTTCGGCCGTCGGGACCGGCGTGCTCGTGTGGCTGATCGATCGGACGATCGGGCTTCGCGCCTCGGACGAAGATCAGCTGGTCGGCCTGGACCACTCCCAGCACGGCGAGGACGGTTACGGTCTGACTCACCTGTAG
- a CDS encoding P-II family nitrogen regulator yields the protein MKLIIAIIRPEKLDDVRNALVEKGIPGMTLSRVSGHGRTAHRRGLYRGQEIDIPLAAKIRMEIAVTNDQKDEIVDLIWQAARSGGDRTGDGKIFVVPVEESVRISSGERGEDAV from the coding sequence ATGAAACTGATCATAGCCATCATCAGACCGGAGAAGCTCGACGACGTCCGGAACGCGCTCGTCGAGAAAGGCATCCCCGGCATGACCCTGTCCAGGGTGTCGGGACACGGCCGCACCGCCCACCGCAGGGGACTCTACCGGGGACAGGAAATCGACATCCCCCTCGCGGCCAAGATCCGCATGGAAATCGCGGTCACGAACGACCAGAAGGACGAGATTGTGGACCTGATCTGGCAGGCCGCGAGATCCGGAGGCGACAGGACGGGGGACGGAAAGATATTCGTCGTACCCGTCGAAGAGAGTGTCCGCATCAGCAGCGGGGAAAGAGGCGAGGACGCGGTGTAG
- a CDS encoding phytanoyl-CoA dioxygenase family protein produces the protein MLTEDQIHQFRVFGFIVLRQIFDTAEIEEIGRLADEIWTAELGHTPEGEEQVSTAPFLELRSATLPLIEDDRLYTPMTQLLGQDMMWMGSEGVRGTMTRRPHHHWHADRPGPRELGYLRIKIMIYLDPMRKDAGALRVIPGSHRSPFHEELSPFQQRHGLNDPAFFGATGSEVPCHPVETDPGDAVAFSQSLYHAVYGKAGRRRYIALKYACRPTTDAHLASIMQYSPDALKPHERILRSERPRLQAMTEGVGDLRMRAEAL, from the coding sequence ATGCTTACGGAAGACCAGATTCATCAGTTCCGCGTGTTCGGTTTCATCGTACTTCGGCAGATCTTCGATACCGCAGAGATCGAGGAGATTGGCCGCCTTGCGGACGAGATCTGGACGGCGGAACTGGGCCACACGCCTGAAGGGGAGGAGCAGGTTTCCACCGCGCCGTTCCTCGAGCTGCGCTCCGCCACCCTGCCGCTGATCGAAGATGACCGCCTCTACACGCCCATGACGCAGTTGCTGGGGCAGGACATGATGTGGATGGGATCGGAAGGCGTACGGGGCACCATGACGCGCCGGCCCCATCATCACTGGCACGCGGACCGTCCCGGACCACGAGAACTCGGCTACCTTCGCATCAAGATCATGATTTACCTGGACCCGATGCGGAAGGATGCCGGGGCACTGCGCGTCATTCCGGGTTCACACCGCTCGCCATTTCACGAGGAGCTGTCACCGTTCCAGCAGCGGCACGGCCTGAATGATCCGGCGTTCTTCGGCGCTACCGGCAGCGAGGTCCCCTGTCACCCCGTGGAGACGGATCCGGGCGACGCGGTGGCCTTCAGCCAGAGTCTCTATCACGCCGTGTACGGTAAGGCCGGACGCAGGCGTTACATCGCCCTGAAATACGCCTGCCGACCCACCACAGACGCCCACCTGGCGTCGATTATGCAGTACAGTCCCGACGCGCTCAAACCCCACGAGCGGATCCTGCGATCCGAACGCCCCCGCCTGCAGGCCATGACGGAGGGTGTTGGCGATCTCAGGATGCGGGCGGAGGCGCTTTAA
- a CDS encoding TonB-dependent receptor has translation MTSRSLSHLMTIALALCALRSTAQEPAAVDTLSAAEAEIAFTHETVTVTARRVDEEIQDVPVSVTAISSEDLERRQLTSTQDIAKTTPNLEFANNAPMSGNNASSVVFIRGIGQLNPAASVDPGVGLYVDDVYRGQSVGGAMAMRDVADVQVLRGPQGTLFGRNTIGGAVLLNTVNPGSVWGGDARLGLGSDGLWSLFGALDAPLAPNLKTRIAAGVKRQNGYVTRVSDGLDLGDVRDLSIFVKADYSVTSTVRAKLRFDYARADENGSPMVFAAYGNNTDPANPVPAAHFGAIRSQEGGCPDAFFLSAGPGPRFNPVTGDDIGGGPPVGYTAENADPRCVNNQWRAGPFRNHGTAPMESSYDNQGLALNVTGVLGARSILKSITAWRTLNWTGRRDADNTPFSVLHTHYESDGAQFSQELQYLFSGGRFSGVAGIFYFREQVEDALDVAPAIYVSPVANYNEVSNRAWAVFGEWKLHVADRLEASFGARRTAETRGSTPDQFVHAAPEVKFLPKRLYERSFSAITLSAAVDCHWSDGLMTYARYAQGFKGGGWNSFFATVASQEFLDNFHSFDEERALSWEAGFKTNLPDKGLRMQGAVFTTAYRDMQFIYRLGPVPFLLNAGKATISGAEIEGTWTPTRSWRIQGGAGYLKDRIRSISQDFTLLGATTAVTTAHELPYTPTVQANLGLGYAFGLGGYSVLIHSDVSRRGSAFFDAINTREIAQLDGVVNLDASLTLQPRTGSWRAVAGVRNATNEVYPVTGNSSLTTGSGYAEIAYARPREYSLLLVRRFGL, from the coding sequence GAGACAGTCACGGTGACGGCCCGTCGCGTGGACGAGGAAATACAGGATGTTCCCGTTTCCGTGACCGCCATCTCTTCGGAGGATTTGGAACGCCGGCAATTGACCTCGACGCAGGACATTGCCAAGACGACCCCGAACCTGGAGTTCGCAAACAACGCGCCCATGTCGGGTAACAATGCGTCTTCCGTGGTATTCATTCGCGGTATCGGTCAATTGAACCCGGCCGCGAGCGTGGACCCGGGCGTGGGGTTGTATGTGGACGATGTGTACCGAGGCCAGTCGGTGGGCGGCGCCATGGCGATGCGGGACGTTGCCGACGTACAGGTTCTACGGGGACCCCAGGGCACGCTTTTCGGACGCAACACCATCGGCGGCGCCGTGTTGCTCAATACGGTGAATCCGGGGTCGGTATGGGGCGGAGACGCAAGGCTTGGCCTGGGCAGCGACGGGTTATGGTCTCTGTTCGGGGCGCTGGACGCCCCATTGGCCCCGAATCTGAAGACCAGAATCGCCGCCGGCGTTAAGCGACAGAATGGATATGTGACGCGGGTGTCCGACGGGCTCGATCTCGGCGACGTGCGCGATTTATCCATTTTCGTAAAAGCCGATTACTCCGTTACCAGCACGGTGCGCGCGAAACTGCGCTTCGACTACGCCAGGGCGGATGAAAACGGTTCGCCCATGGTATTCGCGGCTTACGGGAATAACACCGATCCGGCGAATCCCGTGCCGGCCGCGCATTTCGGTGCCATTCGCAGTCAGGAGGGCGGCTGTCCGGACGCGTTTTTTCTATCCGCGGGACCTGGCCCCCGCTTCAATCCGGTTACCGGGGACGATATCGGCGGCGGACCACCGGTGGGCTATACCGCTGAGAACGCAGACCCGCGATGCGTGAACAATCAGTGGCGCGCCGGTCCGTTCCGGAACCATGGCACGGCGCCCATGGAAAGCAGTTACGACAATCAGGGCCTCGCGTTGAACGTGACCGGCGTACTGGGCGCCAGATCGATACTCAAGTCCATCACCGCCTGGCGAACACTGAACTGGACGGGGAGGCGCGACGCGGACAATACGCCGTTCAGTGTTTTGCATACGCACTACGAAAGCGATGGCGCGCAATTCAGCCAGGAATTGCAGTATCTTTTTTCCGGCGGGCGATTCTCCGGGGTTGCGGGCATTTTCTATTTCAGGGAGCAAGTGGAAGATGCCCTTGACGTAGCCCCGGCCATTTACGTTTCGCCGGTTGCGAATTACAATGAGGTATCCAACCGCGCCTGGGCGGTATTCGGGGAATGGAAACTGCACGTTGCGGACAGACTGGAAGCATCCTTCGGCGCACGTCGAACCGCGGAGACCAGGGGATCGACGCCGGATCAATTCGTCCACGCCGCGCCGGAGGTCAAGTTCTTGCCCAAACGCTTGTACGAGCGGTCATTCAGCGCTATCACCCTGTCCGCTGCCGTCGACTGTCACTGGTCTGACGGACTCATGACCTACGCCAGGTACGCGCAGGGCTTCAAGGGCGGTGGCTGGAACTCTTTTTTTGCCACCGTGGCGTCGCAGGAATTCCTCGACAACTTCCATTCATTCGATGAAGAGCGCGCTTTGAGCTGGGAAGCGGGCTTCAAAACGAATCTGCCCGACAAAGGCCTGCGGATGCAAGGCGCTGTTTTCACCACGGCTTATCGAGACATGCAGTTTATCTACCGACTCGGTCCCGTGCCGTTTCTGCTCAACGCCGGCAAGGCGACGATCAGCGGCGCGGAGATCGAAGGGACGTGGACGCCCACGCGGTCATGGCGGATCCAGGGCGGAGCAGGCTATCTCAAGGACCGCATCCGGTCCATTTCGCAGGACTTCACGTTGCTCGGCGCCACCACCGCGGTCACCACGGCGCACGAATTGCCGTACACGCCCACGGTGCAAGCGAACCTGGGCCTCGGATACGCATTCGGCCTTGGTGGATACTCGGTGCTCATCCATTCGGACGTTTCCCGGCGCGGCAGCGCTTTCTTCGATGCCATCAATACACGGGAAATCGCCCAACTGGACGGCGTCGTCAATCTGGACGCGTCGCTCACGCTTCAACCGCGGACGGGTAGCTGGAGGGCCGTTGCCGGCGTTCGCAACGCGACGAACGAGGTGTATCCCGTCACCGGAAACTCGTCACTGACCACGGGATCGGGCTATGCGGAAATCGCCTACGCGCGTCCGCGCGAGTACAGCCTGCTACTCGTTCGCCGGTTCGGGTTGTGA